The Leptodactylus fuscus isolate aLepFus1 chromosome 3, aLepFus1.hap2, whole genome shotgun sequence genome has a segment encoding these proteins:
- the NPPC gene encoding C-type natriuretic peptide: MHFCHIVGWGLVLAVLCCRTEAKPVVQAHQKSLRALLGEELAEYLASGERGERTIDAKTRARLLRDLRVDTRSRAAWSRLLNEYPNTRKFKGINKKGLSKGCFGLKLDRIGAMSGLGC; the protein is encoded by the exons ATGCACTTCTGCCATATTGTAGGCTGGGGACTAGTGCTGGCTGTGCTGTGCTGCAGGACGGAGGCGAAGCCCGTAGTGCAGGCACATCAGAAG TCATTGCGTGCATTGTTAGGTGAAGAACTTGCTGAATATTTGGCCTCTGGAGAAAGGGGAGAAAGAACCATTGACGCTAAGACTCGTGCTCGACTTCTGAGAGATCTACGTGTAGACACACGGTCAAGAGCAGCGTGGTCCAGACTGCTCAACGAATATCCCAACACCCGCAAATTTAAAGGCATCAATAAAAAGGGGCTATCCAAAGGCTGTTTTGGTCTCAAACTGGACCGCATCGGAGCCATGAGTGGCTTGGGGTGCTAG